From Candoia aspera isolate rCanAsp1 chromosome 4, rCanAsp1.hap2, whole genome shotgun sequence, a single genomic window includes:
- the WIPF3 gene encoding WAS/WASL-interacting protein family member 3 isoform X1: MFLQFFTANTEPTKVKREESKSRSALLHEIQRGTRLRRVTQINDRSSPQIDVGRRRPSRDGGSSGNCSSDVPQALGNLFADGFPVLRPVGQRDLAANRTGKPPTAKTSPPPKAPAPLNDGKAGGNFQISLGGPKQADQSEASKVQRAVPARPSIPAPPAPASVPSPPPPPPPPPPPPPPSLPSPSGKPSLTFPPPPPVPPPLSEYPDKLPSPDMAAAAASQNDRTPKSPPSPLHMPPPPPPPLAPSSPCGLPGKINECSSPSSSQLDLRINPPPVPPPPPPPLPGPSMSTFLSPRTSTFSLPSPTYKSALDSSSESAPVLPPKSQLQKLPVQSMPLPPTPPSTQQAPAVHKRRQGRGGAKLMPPPLPPARSPTTELTSKCQYTQVSPWLVTHDLCPALKNGAVPSMDDFESKFNFHSVEEFPPPDEFKPCQKIYPSQEARDNTNNPPLRTRVR, from the exons ATGTTTCTTCAGTTTTTCACA GCAAACACAGAACCAACCAAAGTGAAAAGGGAGGAATCCAAAAGTCGAAGTGCTTTGTTACATGAGATCCAAAGAGGGACTCGGTTGAGGAGAGTAACCCAGATCAATGATCGCAGTTCTCCACAGATTGACG TTGGCAGAAGAAGGCCCAGCAGAGATGGAGGAAGCTCTGGAAATTGTAGCAGTGACGTCCCTCAGGCATTAGGGAACCTCTTTGCAGATGGATTCCCTGTTTTGAGACCAGTTGGCCAAAGAGACTTAGCAG CTAATAGGACAGGGAAGCCACCTACTGCGAAAACGTCTCCTCCCCCAAAGGCTCCAGCCCCACTCAACGATGGGAAAGCCGGGGGCAACTTTCAGATCTCCCTGGGTGGCCCTAAGCAAGCAGATCAGTCAGAAGCATCCAAGGTCCAGCGAGCTGTGCCAGCTCGTCCCAGCATccctgctcctcctgctcctgcttcagttccatctcctcctcctccacctcctcctcctccaccaccaccaccaccatcactaccATCTCCCTCTGGCAAACCCTCACttacctttcctcctcctccccctgtgCCACCTCCTCTGTCTGAATATCCTGACAAGCTCCCTTCCCCAGacatggctgctgctgctgcctctcaGAATGACAGAACTCCAAAAAGTCCCCCCTCCCCATTGCACATgccacctccaccaccaccacccttggcTCCATCATCTCCCTGTGGGCTTCCAGGCAAGATTAATGAATGTTCCAGCCCATCCTCCTCCCAGCTCGATCTAAGAATTAATCCTCCCCCCGTGCCGccacccccacctcctcctctcccaggacCTTCTATGTCTACCTTTTTGTCACCCAGAACGTCAACATTTTCACTGCCATCACCAACCTATAAGAGTGCCTTGGACAGCAGCAGCGAGTCTGCCCCAGTGCTGCCTCCCAAGAGCCAGTTGCAGAAGCTCCCCGTTCAGTCAATGCCTCTTCCCCCTACCCCCCCAAGCACACAGCAAGCTCCTGCAGTGCataaaaggagacaaggaagaggcGGAG CCAAATTGATGCCACCGCCTCTTCCTCCTGCAAGGTCTCCAACAACTGAGCTCACAAGCAAATGCCAATACACACAAGTATCTCCGTGGCTGGTTACCCATGACCTCTGCCCAGCACTTAAGAATGGAGCTGTTCCCAGTATGG ATGACTTTGAATCTAAATTTAATTTCCATTCCGTGGAAGAATTTCCTCCACCTGATGAGTTCAAGCCTTGTCAGAAAATTTATCCTAGCCAGGAAGCAAGAG ataaTACCAACAATCCCCCCTTACGAACACGAGTGAGATGA
- the WIPF3 gene encoding WAS/WASL-interacting protein family member 3 isoform X2 codes for MFLQFFTANTEPTKVKREESKSRSALLHEIQRGTRLRRVTQINDRSSPQIDVGRRRPSRDGGSSGNCSSDVPQALGNLFADGFPVLRPVGQRDLAANRTGKPPTAKTSPPPKAPAPLNDGKAGGNFQISLGGPKQADQSEASKVQRAVPARPSIPAPPAPASVPSPPPPPPPPPPPPPPSLPSPSGKPSLTFPPPPPVPPPLSEYPDKLPSPDMAAAAASQNDRTPKSPPSPLHMPPPPPPPLAPSSPCGLPGKINECSSPSSSQLDLRINPPPVPPPPPPPLPGPSMSTFLSPRTSTFSLPSPTYKSALDSSSESAPVLPPKSQLQKLPVQSMPLPPTPPSTQQAPAVHKRRQGRGGAKLMPPPLPPARSPTTELTSKCQYTQVSPWLVTHDLCPALKNGAVPNDFESKFNFHSVEEFPPPDEFKPCQKIYPSQEARDNTNNPPLRTRVR; via the exons ATGTTTCTTCAGTTTTTCACA GCAAACACAGAACCAACCAAAGTGAAAAGGGAGGAATCCAAAAGTCGAAGTGCTTTGTTACATGAGATCCAAAGAGGGACTCGGTTGAGGAGAGTAACCCAGATCAATGATCGCAGTTCTCCACAGATTGACG TTGGCAGAAGAAGGCCCAGCAGAGATGGAGGAAGCTCTGGAAATTGTAGCAGTGACGTCCCTCAGGCATTAGGGAACCTCTTTGCAGATGGATTCCCTGTTTTGAGACCAGTTGGCCAAAGAGACTTAGCAG CTAATAGGACAGGGAAGCCACCTACTGCGAAAACGTCTCCTCCCCCAAAGGCTCCAGCCCCACTCAACGATGGGAAAGCCGGGGGCAACTTTCAGATCTCCCTGGGTGGCCCTAAGCAAGCAGATCAGTCAGAAGCATCCAAGGTCCAGCGAGCTGTGCCAGCTCGTCCCAGCATccctgctcctcctgctcctgcttcagttccatctcctcctcctccacctcctcctcctccaccaccaccaccaccatcactaccATCTCCCTCTGGCAAACCCTCACttacctttcctcctcctccccctgtgCCACCTCCTCTGTCTGAATATCCTGACAAGCTCCCTTCCCCAGacatggctgctgctgctgcctctcaGAATGACAGAACTCCAAAAAGTCCCCCCTCCCCATTGCACATgccacctccaccaccaccacccttggcTCCATCATCTCCCTGTGGGCTTCCAGGCAAGATTAATGAATGTTCCAGCCCATCCTCCTCCCAGCTCGATCTAAGAATTAATCCTCCCCCCGTGCCGccacccccacctcctcctctcccaggacCTTCTATGTCTACCTTTTTGTCACCCAGAACGTCAACATTTTCACTGCCATCACCAACCTATAAGAGTGCCTTGGACAGCAGCAGCGAGTCTGCCCCAGTGCTGCCTCCCAAGAGCCAGTTGCAGAAGCTCCCCGTTCAGTCAATGCCTCTTCCCCCTACCCCCCCAAGCACACAGCAAGCTCCTGCAGTGCataaaaggagacaaggaagaggcGGAG CCAAATTGATGCCACCGCCTCTTCCTCCTGCAAGGTCTCCAACAACTGAGCTCACAAGCAAATGCCAATACACACAAGTATCTCCGTGGCTGGTTACCCATGACCTCTGCCCAGCACTTAAGAATGGAGCTGTTCCCA ATGACTTTGAATCTAAATTTAATTTCCATTCCGTGGAAGAATTTCCTCCACCTGATGAGTTCAAGCCTTGTCAGAAAATTTATCCTAGCCAGGAAGCAAGAG ataaTACCAACAATCCCCCCTTACGAACACGAGTGAGATGA